A single Heterodontus francisci isolate sHetFra1 chromosome 32, sHetFra1.hap1, whole genome shotgun sequence DNA region contains:
- the LOC137347497 gene encoding probable G-protein coupled receptor 139 gives MHGSPKGLVFAIYYPILAAIGAPANLAVIVILSRGRCGLSRCITYYLVSMAVTDLLVIITAVILNRIAGIYFPLSFMSITPICSLRIALIYAAIDSSAWLTVAFTFDRFMAICCQKLKIKYCTQKTSARVIGTVCTLSCLKNTFLYFIYEPLYIINNIPWFCSIKLIFYMSPVWIAYDWIHHILTPCLPFILILLLNALTVRHILVASRARRRLRALNNGETQSDPEMEKRRKSIVLLFCVSGSFIFLYFLLLVTFLFVQIANVSYFSGSDVSESTFILEENGYMLQLLSCCINPFIYAGTQSKFRQELKNGVKYPLRLFVKLAK, from the exons ATGCACGGATCACCAAAAGGtctggtgtttgccatttactatccaatccttgCAGCTATTGGGGCTCCAG ctaACCTGGCTGTGATTGTGATCCTTTCACGaggaagatgtggtctctccagatgtatcacttactacctggtgtctatggcagtgacggatctcctggtcataaTCACCGcagtgatattaaaccggattgctggtatttattttCCACTCAGTTTCATGTCCATCACACCGATATGCAGTCTCCGTATTGCCCTCATCTATGCAGCCATAGATAGTTCTgcctggttaacagtcgctttcacctttgatcgatttatggccatttgttgccagaagctgaaaataaaatattgcacccaGAAGACATCGGCACGGGTTATTGGAACGGTCTGCACACTGAGCTGTCTAAAAAATACCTTCTTGTATTTTATATATGAACCTTTGTACATAATTAATAACATACCCTGGTTCTGCAGCATAAAATTAATATTTTACATGTCACCTGTATGGATTGCATATGACTGGATCCatcacattttaaccccttgtctcccattcattctgattttactgctcaatgctctgactgtcagacacattctagtggccagtagagcacgcaggagactccgggccctcaacaatggagagactcagagtgacccagagatggagaaacggaggaagtccattgttttactcttcTGTGTCTCAGGCAGTTTCATCTTTTTATATTTCCTACTACTTGTAACTTTCCTCTTTGTCCAAATAGCGAATGTTTCTTACTTCTCAGGTTCTGATGTCAGTgaatcaacatttattctggaggAAAATGGATATATGCTTCAGCTGTTGAGTTGCTGCATCAACCcgtttatttatgcagggacccagagtaaattcagacaggagttaaagaatggggtgaaatacccACTGCGTCTATTTGTTAAATTAGCTAAATGA